One region of Thiomonas intermedia genomic DNA includes:
- the cydB gene encoding cytochrome d ubiquinol oxidase subunit II, with product MDLYLILQVLWWALLGVLFVGLGTMVGMDMGVGTLLRFIGKTDLERRVMLNAIGPHWDGNQVWFILGGGAIFAAFPLIYATSFSGLYVVILLLLWSMIVRPLGFEYRSKIASPAWRNAWDWTLLLSGALPMIIFGAAMGNMLMGVPFQFEWNLRSVYTGSFIFLFNPFSVLAGLLSLSLSIYMGGVMMMGRAPAPISGRARTAASYAALAAIVLFAVLGVWVSMVNGYKIVSFPGAGVPQTPLQQTVELVPGGWLANYKSYPILWVIPLLGFAGLLLGWLSVRGNKHTLAWWLGALSWIGVIGTIGVAMFPFLMPSSSNPSQSLTLWNAISSETTLLWMTGWTVVFVPIIFWYTSWAFYVMRGKVDPKEVEADPHAY from the coding sequence ATGGACTTGTATCTCATCCTTCAAGTCTTGTGGTGGGCCCTGCTCGGCGTGCTCTTCGTCGGTCTGGGCACCATGGTCGGCATGGACATGGGCGTGGGCACGCTGCTGCGCTTCATCGGCAAGACGGACCTCGAGCGTCGCGTGATGCTCAACGCCATCGGCCCGCACTGGGACGGCAATCAGGTCTGGTTCATTCTCGGCGGTGGCGCGATCTTCGCGGCGTTCCCGCTGATCTACGCCACGTCCTTCTCGGGCCTGTACGTGGTCATCCTGCTGCTGTTGTGGAGCATGATCGTGCGGCCACTGGGCTTCGAGTACCGCAGCAAGATCGCCTCCCCTGCCTGGCGCAACGCCTGGGACTGGACGCTGCTGCTCAGCGGCGCCCTGCCGATGATCATCTTCGGCGCCGCCATGGGCAATATGCTGATGGGCGTGCCCTTCCAGTTCGAGTGGAATCTGCGCTCGGTCTACACCGGCAGCTTCATCTTCCTGTTCAACCCGTTCTCGGTACTGGCCGGGCTGCTGTCGCTGTCCCTGTCCATCTACATGGGCGGCGTGATGATGATGGGCCGCGCACCGGCCCCGATCTCGGGCCGGGCGCGCACGGCGGCGAGCTATGCCGCGCTGGCCGCCATCGTGCTGTTCGCCGTCCTGGGCGTGTGGGTCAGCATGGTCAACGGCTACAAGATCGTGAGCTTCCCTGGCGCCGGCGTGCCGCAGACGCCGCTGCAGCAAACCGTCGAACTGGTGCCGGGCGGCTGGCTGGCCAACTACAAGAGCTATCCCATCCTGTGGGTCATTCCCCTGCTGGGCTTTGCCGGATTGCTCCTCGGATGGTTGAGCGTGCGTGGCAACAAGCACACCCTGGCCTGGTGGCTGGGCGCGCTATCGTGGATCGGCGTGATCGGCACCATCGGCGTGGCCATGTTCCCCTTCCTCATGCCGTCGAGCTCCAACCCGTCGCAGAGCCTGACGCTGTGGAACGCCATTTCCAGCGAGACGACCCTGCTGTGGATGACCGGCTGGACCGTCGTCTTCGTGCCCATCATCTTCTGGTACACCAGCTGGGCGTTTTATGTCATGCGCGGCAAGGTCGATCCGAAGGAAGTCGAAGCCGACCCCCACGCCTATTGA
- a CDS encoding cytochrome ubiquinol oxidase subunit I has protein sequence MIDTLVVDLSRWQFAATALYHFLFVPLTLGISFMIAAMETVYVTTGKTIYRDMTQFWGKLFLINFALGVATGLTMEFEFGTNWSFYSSFVGDIFGAPLAIEGLMAFFMESTFIGMMIFGWKRLSKGQHLLVTYLVAIGSNLSALWILVANGFMQDPQGAAFNPVTMRMELTDFGALIFSHDAQAKFVHTSIAGYVTAAVFVAGVSAWYMLRNRHLEIARRSFRMAALFGVLSTAGVITLGDALGFVGAHAQPTKLAAMEAMWQTEEAPAPFNIVAWPSQNEQRNVWSIQVPYVLTPLLTHTLTKVVPGVDQLEASAVERIKNGIPAVEALKALSKNPNDAAAMAQFRAHEKDLGYGFLVTRYAPDQDVSKATEADIARAAKDTIPQVSAIFWTFRIMVGLGLLMLAYFVYAAMLTISGKLEAPQNRWFLKLAPWMIPVPFIACEMGWLVAEIGRQPWTVFGVLPTWMSASSHSVGYMIFSLVGFVSLYSIFIAVEMYLMVKAIKQGPEEHGTPSTPASHKPQPSFGGGFAPNPAAPMSAHKE, from the coding sequence ATGATCGACACCCTCGTCGTGGACTTATCGCGGTGGCAATTCGCCGCCACCGCGCTATACCACTTCCTCTTCGTCCCCCTCACCCTGGGCATCAGCTTCATGATCGCCGCCATGGAGACGGTCTATGTCACCACCGGCAAGACGATCTACCGCGACATGACCCAGTTCTGGGGCAAGCTGTTTCTCATCAACTTCGCACTGGGCGTGGCCACCGGCCTGACCATGGAGTTCGAGTTCGGCACCAACTGGTCGTTCTACTCCAGTTTCGTCGGTGACATCTTTGGCGCTCCGCTGGCCATCGAGGGTCTGATGGCGTTCTTCATGGAATCCACCTTCATCGGCATGATGATTTTCGGCTGGAAGCGCCTCTCCAAGGGCCAGCACCTGCTGGTGACCTATCTGGTGGCGATCGGCTCCAACCTGTCGGCGCTCTGGATTCTGGTGGCCAACGGCTTCATGCAAGACCCGCAGGGCGCGGCGTTCAACCCCGTGACCATGCGCATGGAGCTGACCGACTTTGGCGCCCTGATCTTCAGTCATGACGCCCAGGCCAAGTTCGTGCACACCAGCATTGCCGGCTACGTCACCGCGGCGGTGTTCGTTGCCGGCGTGAGCGCCTGGTACATGCTGCGCAACCGCCATCTCGAAATCGCCCGCCGCTCCTTCCGCATGGCGGCGCTGTTCGGCGTACTGTCCACCGCGGGCGTCATCACCCTGGGCGATGCGCTGGGTTTCGTCGGGGCACACGCCCAGCCGACCAAGCTGGCCGCCATGGAAGCCATGTGGCAGACCGAGGAAGCCCCGGCGCCGTTCAACATCGTGGCCTGGCCTTCGCAAAACGAGCAGCGCAACGTCTGGTCGATTCAGGTGCCTTACGTGCTCACCCCGCTGTTGACACACACCCTGACCAAGGTTGTCCCCGGGGTCGATCAGCTCGAAGCCAGTGCGGTGGAACGCATCAAGAACGGCATTCCCGCCGTGGAAGCACTCAAGGCCTTGAGCAAGAACCCGAACGACGCGGCCGCCATGGCGCAGTTCCGGGCTCACGAGAAGGATCTGGGTTACGGCTTCCTGGTCACGCGCTACGCCCCGGATCAGGATGTCTCCAAGGCCACCGAGGCCGATATCGCCCGCGCCGCCAAGGACACCATCCCCCAGGTATCGGCCATTTTCTGGACCTTCCGCATCATGGTCGGACTGGGTCTGCTGATGCTGGCCTACTTCGTTTACGCGGCCATGCTGACCATCAGCGGCAAGCTCGAAGCGCCGCAGAACCGCTGGTTCCTGAAGCTGGCGCCGTGGATGATTCCCGTTCCGTTCATCGCCTGCGAAATGGGCTGGCTCGTGGCCGAGATCGGCCGTCAACCGTGGACGGTGTTCGGCGTGCTGCCGACCTGGATGTCCGCATCCAGCCACAGCGTGGGCTACATGATCTTCTCGCTGGTGGGCTTCGTCTCGCTCTACTCCATCTTCATCGCTGTCGAGATGTATCTGATGGTCAAGGCGATCAAACAAGGCCCGGAGGAGCACGGCACGCCGTCCACCCCCGCCAGCCACAAACCGCAACCGTCGTTCGGCGGTGGCTTCGCCCCCAACCCGGCCGCTCCCATGAGCGCGCATAAGGAGTAA
- a CDS encoding DUF1840 domain-containing protein has protein sequence MSASPLKRTHPMIYKFQSKADSDLFMNVGPAERILSIIGKDAGPKGIIEPAEIPAAIAALEAAVNEEEQAREGSLESAAADGQVVPSAQPIGLKQRAWPFIQMLKRCQQADVPVVWGV, from the coding sequence ATGTCGGCGTCTCCCCTCAAGAGGACGCATCCCATGATCTACAAATTCCAATCCAAGGCCGATAGCGATCTGTTCATGAACGTGGGGCCGGCAGAGCGCATTCTGTCCATCATCGGCAAGGACGCGGGGCCCAAGGGCATCATCGAGCCCGCAGAAATACCGGCGGCCATCGCCGCGCTCGAAGCTGCGGTGAATGAGGAGGAGCAGGCGCGCGAGGGGTCGCTCGAATCGGCGGCGGCCGACGGGCAGGTGGTCCCGTCCGCACAGCCCATCGGTCTCAAGCAGCGCGCCTGGCCCTTCATCCAGATGCTCAAGCGTTGCCAGCAGGCGGATGTGCCCGTCGTCTGGGGCGTCTGA
- a CDS encoding cation diffusion facilitator family transporter, giving the protein MGASHHHHGPGAHDHGHGHAHHGADASVRRLSLALLILGVFTIVEAAGGWWVNSLALLSDAAHMLTDSAALAFALVAARLSQRPPSAALTYGHGRWPTLAAFVNGLLLLALTAALMVESWRRLLHPEVVEGGWMLVIAVIGGLANVGALFALEGASGLNERGARLHVLSDLLGSVAAVVAALLILWRDWWIADPLLSLLVCVLILRSGWRLTRDSAQVLLEGAPSAVGPAQVRQCLGTVAGVAEVHHVHVWSLDGAQPMVTLHARLESGAAAEATLQAIHRQLHDGLGVEHATVQMESGACVSAGHAPCQTV; this is encoded by the coding sequence ATGGGAGCGTCGCATCATCATCACGGGCCGGGTGCGCACGACCACGGCCACGGCCACGCGCACCATGGGGCCGACGCCAGCGTGCGCCGACTGAGTCTCGCGCTGCTCATTCTGGGCGTGTTCACCATCGTCGAAGCCGCTGGGGGCTGGTGGGTGAATTCGCTGGCGCTGTTGTCCGACGCTGCCCACATGCTGACCGACAGTGCGGCCTTGGCCTTCGCCCTGGTGGCGGCGCGTCTGAGCCAGCGCCCGCCCAGCGCCGCGCTCACCTACGGCCACGGCCGCTGGCCGACGCTGGCCGCCTTCGTCAACGGTCTGTTGCTGCTGGCGCTGACCGCCGCGCTGATGGTGGAGTCATGGCGCCGTCTGCTGCACCCCGAGGTCGTGGAAGGAGGCTGGATGCTGGTCATCGCCGTCATCGGCGGTCTGGCCAATGTCGGCGCGCTTTTCGCCCTCGAAGGGGCCAGTGGCTTGAACGAACGCGGCGCGCGGCTGCATGTGCTGTCGGATCTCCTGGGCTCCGTGGCGGCGGTCGTGGCGGCTTTGCTCATTCTTTGGCGCGATTGGTGGATCGCTGATCCGCTGCTGTCGTTGCTGGTGTGCGTGCTGATTCTGCGATCGGGCTGGCGGCTCACCCGCGACAGCGCGCAGGTGCTGCTCGAAGGGGCGCCGTCAGCCGTGGGGCCGGCGCAGGTCAGGCAATGTCTGGGCACGGTCGCCGGTGTGGCCGAGGTTCATCATGTGCATGTGTGGTCGCTTGACGGTGCGCAGCCCATGGTGACCTTGCACGCGCGCCTCGAATCGGGCGCTGCGGCGGAGGCGACCTTGCAGGCCATTCACCGTCAGTTGCATGACGGCCTGGGCGTGGAACACGCCACGGTGCAGATGGAATCCGGCGCCTGTGTGAGCGCCGGGCACGCCCCCTGTCAGACGGTCTGA
- a CDS encoding sterol desaturase family protein produces the protein MLHLLDWISHTTSLWVGEVQTWVFVTLVQPVLYHFHLMVDDDFAYDGVLWFLAGLLQIAVVYAVLRPLEALRPLEIWPDRRALRVDVLYTLINRLGLINLVLFFTLQPAFDNLQEWFRLRGIDNLNLDALWPGITDRPLVSFLIYFIVLDFAGYGYHRAQHQIQWWWELHAVHHSQRQLSLWADDRNHVLDNVLMAAFFAALALIIGVPPSQFVALSLVSGALQSLQHANTRLSFGWLGERLLVSPRFHRLHHAVGYGHELGHQNNARLYGCNFGVLLPWWDVLFRSADFTTALQPTGVRAQLPPPAGQGEDYGRGFWAQQWRGLVRMARHLPGMRRPPPPNQTPAQTV, from the coding sequence ATGCTCCATCTCCTCGACTGGATCAGCCACACCACCAGCCTTTGGGTGGGCGAGGTGCAGACCTGGGTCTTCGTCACCCTGGTGCAGCCCGTGCTCTACCACTTCCATCTGATGGTGGATGACGACTTCGCCTATGACGGCGTGCTGTGGTTTCTGGCGGGGCTGCTGCAGATCGCGGTCGTCTATGCGGTGTTGCGACCGCTCGAAGCGCTGCGGCCGCTGGAAATCTGGCCCGATCGCCGCGCCTTGCGGGTGGACGTGCTCTATACCTTGATCAATCGCCTGGGGCTGATCAACCTGGTGCTGTTTTTCACCCTGCAACCCGCTTTCGACAACCTGCAGGAATGGTTCCGGCTGCGCGGCATCGACAACCTCAATCTCGACGCGCTGTGGCCCGGCATCACCGACCGGCCGCTGGTGAGCTTCCTGATCTATTTCATCGTGCTCGATTTCGCCGGCTACGGGTATCACCGCGCGCAGCACCAGATCCAGTGGTGGTGGGAGCTGCACGCCGTGCACCACAGCCAGCGCCAGCTCAGCCTGTGGGCCGACGACCGCAATCATGTGCTCGACAACGTGCTGATGGCGGCCTTCTTCGCCGCGCTGGCGCTGATCATCGGCGTGCCGCCGTCGCAGTTCGTCGCGCTTTCGCTGGTCTCGGGTGCGCTGCAGAGCCTGCAGCATGCCAACACCCGCCTGTCCTTTGGCTGGCTGGGCGAACGTCTGCTGGTCAGCCCGCGGTTTCACCGGCTGCACCACGCCGTGGGCTACGGCCACGAACTCGGTCACCAGAACAACGCTCGGCTTTACGGCTGCAATTTCGGCGTGCTGCTCCCATGGTGGGATGTGCTGTTCCGCTCGGCCGACTTCACCACCGCGCTACAGCCCACCGGCGTACGCGCCCAGCTACCACCGCCTGCGGGGCAGGGCGAAGATTACGGCCGGGGATTCTGGGCGCAGCAGTGGCGCGGGCTGGTCCGCATGGCACGGCATCTGCCTGGCATGCGTCGGCCACCGCCCCCGAACCAGACCCCGGCTCAGACCGTCTGA